A genomic stretch from Kogia breviceps isolate mKogBre1 chromosome 1, mKogBre1 haplotype 1, whole genome shotgun sequence includes:
- the TSSK3 gene encoding testis-specific serine/threonine-protein kinase 3: MEDFLLSNGYQLGKTIGEGTYSKVKEAVSKKHQRKVAIKIIDKMRGPEEFIQRFLPRELQIARTLDHKNIIQVYETLESADGKVYLVMELAEGGDVFDCVLNGGPLPENQAKALFRQMVEAICYCHGCGVAHRDLKCENALLQGFNLKLTDFGFAKVLPKSCRELSQTFCGSTAYAAPEVLQGIPHDSKKGDIWSMGVVLYVMLCASLPFDDTDIPKMLWQQQKRVSFPTHLGISAECQDLLKRLLEPDMILRPSIEEVSWHPWLAST, encoded by the exons ATGGAGGACTTTCTGCTTTCCAACGGGTACCAGCTGGGCAAGACCATTGGGGAAGGGACCTACTCAAAAGTCAAAGAAGCAGTTTCCAAAAAACACCAAAGAAAAGTGGCGATTAAAATTATAGACAAGATGCGAGGGCCAGAAG AGTTTATCCAGAGATTCCTGCCTCGGGAGCTCCAGATTGCCCGTACCCTGGACCACAAGAACATCATCCAAGTGTATGAGACGCTGGAGTCTGCTGACGGGAAAGTCTACCTGGTGATGGAGCTGGCTGAAGGAGGGGATGTCTTTGACTGTGTGCTGAATGGGGGGCCACTGCCCGAGAACCAGGCCAAGGCCCTCTTCCGTCAGATGGTCGAGGCCATCTGCTACTGCCATGGCTGTGGTGTGGCTCACCGGGACCTCAAGTGCGAGAACGCTTTGTTGCAGGGCTTCAACCTGAAGCTTACAGATTTTGGCTTCGCCAAGGTGTTGCCCAAATCATGCCGGGAGCTCAGCCAGACCTTCTGCGGCAGCACAGCCTATGCCGCCCCAGAGGTGCTTCAGGGTATTCCCCACGATAGCAAGAAGGGTGACATCTGGAGCATGGGCGTGGTCCTGTACGTCATGCTCTGTGCCAGCCTACCTTTTGATGACACAGACATCCCCAAGATGCTGTGGCAGCAGCAGAAGAGGGTGTCCTTCCCCACTCATCTGGGCATCTCGGCTGAATGCCAGGACTTGCTCAAGCGGCTCCTGGAACCAGACATGATCCTCCGGCCTTCAATCGAAGAAGTTAGTTGGCATCCATGGCTAGCAAGCACTTGA